GATTTTATATGGTGATCCATGCAATCCATTTAATATTCATCTTGAGGCTTTAACTACAATGTTATCTAAATCTCAGACTCTACATTCCAAAGCACAGTTGGGTAACAGAGTATAAAGCAGTATATTTTATGTTAGCTTATATAGTTCTTGCCTAAGGGGCAGGATGGAAGGCCACAATGACCTACAAAGAATCATGATCTATCAGGCAGTTCAAAGAATATTTACTCTTGGCTGTTCAAGCTGAAATATTTACCGCATTCAATATCAAGCTGCCAAACTCTGTATTTTCCAGGTCTCTCTTATATTATGGATCTATTTGGGGGAAATTATTCCTTATAAAACATTGCCTACTTTAGTGAATAGAAACCGTGTATAGAATCAAAACTTGCCAAACATTTTTAGTGTCATGATTTTTCAATTTAACTTATCCTCTCATATTTGGCTTATTTGTTTTCTACTATTCCTGTGAAACACTTAGTATTTGTCCCCCAAAGGAGCCAAATAAATTATTATCAACTACTTTTTTTATTCCAGTTCCTTTCTTTACCCTAATAACCACAAATGGCCCTCATGATTTTATCACTGTAACTAGAGATCAAGTAATTTAAAGACCACCTGATTACTAGAAcatgaattttaatgaaaattgaaGTTATACAGCATATGCAAATATTCATACAATTTGTACActattatttaagaaaaacatgTTGGGTAATATCTGACTAAATATATCTGTGTTGAAAGGTCCATTCATAGAAATTACGTCAAAACAGTACAAGAGCAAAATTTACACTTTGAATCTCAAATTAGTATAAACTAAATTAAAAGTGACCAATAATAAACTgatatttatatctttaaaaaaacccacTCAGGTTTTACACTAAGGCAGACTCTGTCATCAATATCATGGGATCAGTTGGTGTACAGGAGTGAATAACTATGGATGTGGGAGATAACACAGCTCATAACTAGCAAGGTAGAAAGGATAGACaagataaaagtaaacaaaatctCTTTTATCAAACATtcagttaaaatttaaaacacaaattttctttttgtaattcaATGTGTGTTCAGAAAAATAGTTTAATATTAAAGGAATTAAATGTTTGTTCTATCTGAACAAATAAGCTACAATGAGTTTATAGTACTTGGAATtcaagaggaaaggagaaaatatataaagcaatatTTTTCATACTAAGGTGATTATTACGGTGCAAGACTCCCCCTGATCCACCCCATGGTCACAAACTTTATgagtgaaaaataagaaagaaacaaagatgaataTATTGTGAAGTttggaggatctgggaagagctaGAGGGGTTAGATCTAATATAACCACATTATAATATACTCTTACAACAAGAAGAAACATTTTACTTGCTATTGAAAATTGTGGGGAAAACTTAACATGAAAGTCAatgaaattaactgaaaaaacaatcttacatgaaaaaaatactaaacatagcaactttaaaaattacagttatagtCAGAAATAACTGTGAAGATGCCAAGTTTCAATGTTAGACCTTGGACTTTCTTTCTTAATGTAACCTCATTATACATACAGTTATGGAAACAAAACATTCAACTGTTTTTgcaaattttagaagaaaacaaacatgaaatttGCTAAAGTTGTGAAGCCCATCTTTACTTACCTAAGAAAATGATTTCTTGCTCATAATTTTTCTAAATGCATATTTGACGTCTTTGTTCCTGAGACTATATATCAAGGGATTAAGCATGGGTATAATCAATGTATAGAACACAGAAGTCATTTTGTCAATATCCATCGAATGTCCTGTACTAGGAcgcaaataaatgaaaatcagaGTACCATGATAAATAGTGACTACTGTCAGGTGAGAAGCACAAGTAGagaaccctttctttcttccctctgcagAACCTGTTTTAAGAATGGCCACTATAATATACATATAGGAGAGCAGAACAGCAAGAAGAGAGACAGCTTCCACCAAACTTGCGAACACCACCAGTATAATGTCATGTGTGTAGGTATCAGTgcaagacaaagagaagagtgGAGAGATATCACAAAAGAAATGGTTAATTTCTTTGGAGCAGAATGACAACTGGAAAGTATTAGTAGTGTGAATTATTGAACTCATAGTTCCACCCAAGAATGCTCCAAATGCCAGCTGAGTACAGACTCTCTTGGACATAATTACAGTATAGAGCAGGGGGTTACAGATTGCAATGTACCTGTCATAGGCCATGGCAGCCAACAGGAAAGATTCTGTATCAACCAGAGAGCAGAAAAAATACAGCTGCGTAGCACAGCCATTGTAAGAAATCACCTTCTTGTCAGAAATCAGATCCACAAGTAATTTGGGGGCAATGACAGAAGAGTAACATGCATCTACGAAGGACAGCATacagaggaaaaagtacatgggaatGTGTAAATTAGGACTGGCTGTGATCAATAAGATCATGCCAATATTCCCCATCAGAGTAATGGAGTAGATGAAGAAAAACACAGCAAATAGGAGACTCTGGAGCTCTGGATGATCACTGAATCCCAGGAGATAGAATTCAGTCTTCACAGTGCTGTTCGCCAGACTCATTATTTGTAGAAATTTTGGTTTCTGCATCCCAGGtagaataaaaatggaataaacaTGTAGATAAATTTAAAGTTCAATTGAAAAGTGATTTAAAATGTACCTCATTCTTAtagaataaaactaaataaattttcAAACTTGATgctaaattataatttataatgtcTTGTTAAAGTTATTCTTCATATTCATCATTACATTGTAGTTTTCTCTGAATATGGAGGacactttacttttaatttcattaGCTCTCTATCACCATTTTCAAAGGGTTACTCAGTGTGCTGCTTTACAACTGTGAAACAACTTGTCAGTTTCCTGTATTTTGTCTTATCAATTGCTAtagttgataaaaaaaatatctgagtTCCAGAAGAGTCTTTGTCAACAAAAgagtaaaaggatttattttcactttagGATGTGGTTTCCAGGTGAGGAACAAAGGATGTCCTCAGAGTTATTCAACTACTAagaataacacaaaataaaaataaaacaaaataaagactagGAATCATTCTGCAGTGagtatcagttctgttcctcagAATGTCAGGAATGTTCAGGAGGACAAACACCTACCATGTCTAAGGTTCATCTCTAATCTGAGAGTGATTGAAGGAATCCAGTTAATCTCTATTTAGTTATTCAAAGTTCCACATACTAAATGTCACACTTTCActaattttctttgtatgttaTGATCCCTGCTGAAGGTTTattacatgcttttttttttttttttacaatagttgctgatgtgttttacaaattacaCCAATTGCTATCTAAATCTGtcatttcttttgttccttcaCTTGTTTATTGGCGTTGTTTTCAGGCTGTGTCTCATTGTGTAGACTTGGTTGGCCTGTGGCTCACTacaagaccaggctgacctcaccTCTAACCCATAGAGTTCTACTTGTGTCAGACTCCCAAGTCCTAGATTAAAGGTATGTTCCATCATGCCTAGTTCTGTTTAATTTATATAGTTAATAGTTAATACATTACTATGAAGTATTCACATTTTGATGTTGCCTCAGGGTCTAATAATATGGATTGATGTCTTAAAAAATAACACACTTTAAGTATACTGGgatttatttctagtttttttgttgGACTCACCAAGATGATAAAAAACGTGATTAGCTGTTATGTTCAAAGTTAATCACCAGCTTTCTAGATGGTGGTTGTGAGAACTGAACCACTGTAGTCCCACCCAGTGTCAATATCTGAGGATTGTGATAAGAATACTTACCAGACGACTGACTATCCTTTTCTCATTCACCCCCTTCTTCACTGTTGTGAGTCACAGTTTATTTTTGAATGGAAAATGTGTAACacttaaacaaaaaatataaatccGTTATAGCATTCCTCATTTTCCATTTTTGACACACCCTCTGTGTTCTTCAAGGAAAGTACACCTCCCTTAAAAAGGTTGGGTTCCCGAGAAAAGCAGGACATTTTAGGGTTTGCTTTTGGCACTTTAATCTCACATGAGCTTGTAGGAACCCAAGCAGTAGTATCCACAGTCCCATGAGAAAATAAGTGAGCAATTAAACAGTTTCACGAAGGAATTCATTAAGCATAAAATGGAATGATGCAATAAATGTTTGTCTTAGAAATGCGTCAAAGATAACCACCTGGACTTTCTAAATTGTGGACTACAAAAAACTTAATAGTATTTTTTAGCCCCCTGATTTAAGTAGCCACAATGTTTTTCAAATCCCACTCAGAACATTATGTATAAAAAGTAGTATAATGAACTGAAATATCACATTGATTTATAGATAAATACatcaatatatttaataattgcaataaataaaatgattctaaTTCCATTCTTTACAATTAGACTTTGAAAATACTATTGTTGGAAAACATaccatgaataaatatatttaaacctATACTGAACTGAAATTTCAATTACCTAAGGCATCACTATTTTCTAAAGTCTTCTTTCAGTAAACACCCGtatattttgtgactattttgtGTTAGTTCATTTTCTGgttagaaaataaagaacaggACCATAATTCTATTTGGAAAGTAAGAAATTTATTAAGTATGGAACAGTGACATATGGAAATACAGCATCATGTCAAAAGAAAGTGTAGTGATAGAGAAAGTAAAATACCATGACTCATGGTGTGTATATCCTGGTACTTTAGTGTACCAGTTTGTCAATTTAATCACATCTAACGGATGTGAACTAAGTAGAAGGAACATTTCACAAAACTATATAGGTGCTCAAATTCAATTATATGTGTTGAAAAACAATCTGAAACCAAATTGATTAACTGTAGCTCCATATCTTGGAAAATTTTCATCTAAATCTTTAAATATTACTCATTagaaaaattagacatagtactaccggaggatcctgctatacctcttctgggcatatacccagaagatcttccaactggtaataaggacacatgctccacNNNNNNNNNNNNNNNNNNNNNNNNNNNNNNNNNNNNNNNNNNNNNNNNNNNNNNNNNNNNNNNNNNNNNNNNNNNNNNNNNNNNNNNNNNNNNNNNNNNNNNNNNNNNNNNNNNNNNNNNNNNNNNNNNNNNNNNNNNNNNNNNNNNNNNNNNNNNNNNNNNNNNNNNNNNNNNNNNNNNNNNNNNNNNNNNNNNNNNNNNNNNNNNNNNNNNNNNNNNNNNNNNNNNNNNNNNNNNNNNNNNNNNNNNNNNNNNNNNNNNNNNNNNNNNNNNNNNNNNNNNNNNNNNNNNNNNNNNNNNNNNNNNNNNNNNNNNNNNNNNNNNNNNNNNNNNNNNNNNNNNNNNNNNNNNNNNNNNNNNNNNNNNNNNNNNNNNNNNNNNNNNNNNNNNNNNNNNNNNNNNNNNNNNNNNNNNNNNNNNNNNNNNNNNNNNNNNNNNNNNNNNNNNNNNNNNNNNNNNNNNNNNNNNNNNNNNNNNNNNNNNNNNNNNNNNNNNNNNNNNNNNNNNNNNNNNNNNNNNNNNNNNNNNNNNNNNNNNNNNNNNNNNNNNNNNNNNNNNNNNNNNNNNNNNNNNNNNNNNNNNNNNNNNNNNNNNNNNNNNNNNNNNNNNNNNNNNNNNNNNNNNNNNNNNNNNNNNNNNNNNNNNNNNNNNNNNNNNNNNNNNNNNNNNNNNNNNNNNNNNNNNNNNNNNNNNNNNNNNNNNNNNNNNNNNNNNNNNNNNNNNNNNNNNNNNNNNNNNNNNNNNNNNNNNNNNNNNNNNNNNNNNNNNNNNNNNNNNNNNNNNNNNNNNNNNNNNNNNNNNNNNNNNNNNNNNNNNNNNNNNNNNNNNNNNNNNNNNNNNNNNNNNNNNNNNNNNNNNNNNNNNNNNNNNNNNNNNNNNNNNNNNNNNNNNNNNNNNNNNNNNNNNNNNNNNNNNNNNNNNNNNNNNNNNNNNNNNNNNNNNNNNNNNNNNNNNNNNNNNNNNNNNNNNNNNNNNNNNNNNNNNNNNNNNNNNNNNNNNNNNNNNNNNNNNNNNNNNNNNNNNNNNNNNNNNNNNNNNNNNNNNNNNNNNNNNNNNNNNNNNNNNNNNNNNNNNNNNNNNNNNNNTTTGAGGATGCTGATGTCCCACAACTTCAGTAGATTTAGTTATTATAATTCTGTCTGTTGCTACGGTGCAATACAATTTTCACAGtttgtttgcttgaaaaaaaaaaaaaaaaaaaaaaaaaaaaaagaaatgtttgataAACTATTCAAGACAGATGTGATTTGTGAGGTTGCCTGAACTGACTTTCCATCTTAGAATTCTGAAAGAACCCAAGGTAGACCAAGATTCCAACACAGCTTTGTTGATTCTTGCCTGTCTATGTCActaattaactttttctttcactCTTAAATTCCTCATATAACAATTTTCCCATACATAATGGAGAGGGTTCCATGGAACTGGATAAATacatcaataaatataataattgcattaaataatacaattataGTTCCATTCGTTATAATTagcctttgaaaataaaactgttgTAGGAAAACATactataaatataatatacagaTACATGGAACTGTAGCAATGTCTTCATCAGTTATCATAAATAAAGGATGTAGGCATGTTTCTAGGCCTCACATAATACTATATAGAATGATAGTTTtgaagtttaaagaaaagcctgatgctgaATGTAATTAAGGGTGTTGGTACCCTAAGGTCAAGATCCCACCCAGATAATCCTACAACACCTGAAAGGAAAAGATCTGAGGAATTTTTCTAGACCtacagaacaataacaacaaaaacaatgttataaaaatataattcaaggATGGATCCAAATTTGCTCCCCAGCAAGCAGAAGAACTTGGAACCTTCAGTTCTGGGTTTCTCAAGGATGTAGGAGTAAACATTCCTAAAGAATTAAGGAAAGCCACAGAGGCTAGGGTTGTGGTAGGGGAATCAGTGAAtggaggccattgtgtgaagttGTGAATGTGAAACATGAATTATGTTGGAGTCCTCAATTGGATACAAATACCAAAGCTATAAGGATACCAGGAAAAGAAAGCTGAAGACAAAGTATGGAAACAGCCCAGTGAGAGAAGTATATCTCACTGAATACAGCTGAAAATACTGGTGGATCCAAGAGACAGTTAAGTCTGGATTTGAAGTTTGACTTGCTAGGTTTTagtcttgcttttttctttatcAATAGTTCCTCACTAgattcctttcctctcttgtaAAAGATAATTGATATTCTATGCCCTTATATACCAGAAATGTGTTATTTGTAATATGTAACTTTTGCTTTCTGCAAAGGGTAACTGCTAAGAAAGTGTCTTGAGTCTAAGAGACTTTTGATTTTGAACTCTGAAACAGCATTGACACTAAAatactatggggacttttgaagtcaGATGGAAAGAATTTTGCTTTAGGATACGACTAAGAGCCTATTTGAACctgggagtagaatgtggtgttttaaatgagaatggccctgaAAAGTTCCCAGATATTGGGGTGAAAAATTTGAGGAAGGACTAGAACATATAGtcttgttagagaaagtatgGAGGTTTGCATTAAGGTTTCAAATAACATTTTGGATCAATCTCTGTATCATTTTGACTTCTGCTTGTACCTCAAATCTGAGCTTTCAGATATTGCTCTAGTACAATGATTGTCTACCTGATGCTATGCTTCCCAGTAATATGATCAGAGAGtagtcccaattaaatgatttcttctataagttgcactggcatggtgtcttttcacagcaatagaacagtactAAGAGAGCAACACAGTGAACACAGAGTTACACCAATGCTGTATGACTGATAATACTCAATGACCATGAAAGTTCTATTCCAGTGTTCACATCAGTCCTTGGAAATTTTACTTTCCCTGAATTATTCAGTCTGTAAGAACTGTCTGAGTTAGGCACCTGTGTTAGCTACTTTATCATTATAAACACCAATACCAATGCAACTTACAAAAGGAAGTGTTTATATTGGCTTATAATTCTAGAAGACCAATAATGTCATGGCAGAAGGTAGACAGAGAAGAATGCTGAGATATCACATGTTTCAACACTAAGCAAATTTAACAAGCTAGATGTGGGACAAGGCTATAAACTCTTAAGGCATTTCCAGtgtaatatattttcttcctcagggTCATACATCCTAGAATTTCCATCACTTACACcctaaaaaacacaaaaaacctaCATGTACAAATATCAGAGTCATTTCTGATTTAAATCACCACACAACCCAGTGCAAAGTTAAGCCATTTAATATTGAATTCTTCCTCAGTGGATAtaaatctgcttttaaaaaaaatggttactGGAGATTATTTATGAGGTCATTTCCAGTTGCTGCTTTTGTGCTAGCCATATCTATGTCTCTGCTGTTGCCTAAACATATCCTAAATGTTGGAAAacttattttaatgaataattacaaaaatgaaatggaaattggTCTATGAACAAAGACCTTACTATAATTTCAACCAGCGTAGTCTTAAAAGAGAATGACAATAGTATCAATGAAAGTATATGAACTGTGGATGATGTTCAACCACCAATAAATCTTTACTAGATCCACtggagaagaaattaaataactattattcttcaataaaataaaattcacatatCAGAACCATACTCTgattcccctaaagaaatacaaagtgaaaTTAATGATGTTAGTTTGAATGTATAGTTTTATCACACAATGCTCTTGTACATTATTAATAGAACCTAAAATTGTTATTGGACTTTGAAAGTATTTGACAGCATGTATACTGAAAACAAATTGAGTAAATTTCCTTTGTATCATTTGAAAGTAACTTTTCAGACCACAAAACATTGAAATAGTGGTTTGCATTTCAATTCGAGTTATGGTTGGtgaaatttttggttttgttctcttttcaatACTCACAAAAAtaggcagaaagaatataagaccCTTTGTTGGATCGTAAAAACATGCCGGGAAGCTTGGTAAGGTAGGATTGAGACATGGAGACTAGGTGAGCACACACCTGACTTCCCGCTCCTTgacagattcctggcctggaacacatgtAAAGAAATGGGACTTATGGtcatgtaggcccaaaacagagttcttCATGCTAATGAGGAACCTTGAGGCTTGGAGTaattagccaataagcttcccttcccagacattcctccctgcaaaagatattGAATCTCGGGTCCACCCCGAGAAGAAGATATGGTACATTATGCATTCACTGTCCACTATAGACAACCAATTaactgtttagaaccatggactgtctgTTTTATCAAGGTCCACCAttgggagccatggagaaggcattCGCTTACAGAGCCTCAGCCTAATCTCCCGTAGAacgcctctctgtgctcccagccataACCACCACAAAGCCTGCAACcgccaagctaaggacaatcactgTTGAGCCAAGCCACAGATTCCTGTTCCCCTGTTCCCTGGCTAGGCACTGTCTCCAgcctgcagcccccccccccccaactctggaCTCTGTTCTCAGCAATTCTGGAACTCCCAGAAGCTCTTGAATTTCCAAGAGTCTGAAAACCAATGGCCCTGGCCACATTACAGGCCCTGGGGACCCCGAAACCAACTCTGGCTTTCCAACACCCCAGACTGTGCTTTCCTACCCCCTGAAATGTGTCTCATTGCTTCCCTATGATTGGGGATAAACACAATCAAACTCTGCATTATTAGCCTCCTCAAGAGGCTATGCCCTTTAGCAGGACAGATATGGATTGACAACCCCGAGTCTGGGGAGGAGTCCATTAAATATGGACTTTATCTGATGCTTCAATTTTGGGGTAAATGAAAACAGTTAAGGACATGACTTCTCCTAGGTAAAGTGGAGGGGAAAGTGTATTGTAGATAAAAGCAGAACATAGTCAATGGAAGAAACATCTGGGAGAGTTCAAAGTGAATATGACTGTACTGAGTTGGAACATGAGGGGagacaaggaggggaagagagaggggaaagaggagaacaAGGTGTAGCAGTCAAGAGGGTAATAGTACAAAATGGGGTAGGTAACAAAAACAGATGGATTGTGTAGAAAAGGGCAGCTAGGAAAAGGGTAGTTCACCCCCACTGGACTAGAGCATTGGGGAGAGTGGTTAGGGTATGCTAGCCACACCCTGTAACAAGTTAGAGACTGAGTGGttctgggagaacctggtggccagatttgttttgatatgttcaaTAGATACCTCACCCATTTTTCTAGAGTTAGAGACTTAACAGAATAAAACcattataaaacatataatattaatatattataaaatattaagtaatatttgACTTAATTAATCTTTGTAggttatttttaactgtttttattatttatatattttaaattccagattttattcctcttccAGTCCAacctcagactgttccacatgcTATACCTCCTCTCCCCTGTGTCTCCACACAGATgtccccattcccacctcaccagatctttaaattccctggggcctccagtctcaagggttaggtgtatcttctctgactgaactaAGACCGGGCAATtctttgctgtatgtgtgttgggggtatcatatcagctggtgtatgctgccttcttggtggtccagtgtttgagagatctcaggaacCCAGatcaattgagactgctggtcctcctacagagtctCCCTTGTTCTCAACTTTTTCCAGCTATCCCCTAtttcaaccacaagggtcagcagcttctgtccattggttgggtgcaaatatctacatcagactctttcatctgcttgttgggtctttcagagggcagtcatgatagtcccatttttgtga
The DNA window shown above is from Mus pahari chromosome 3, PAHARI_EIJ_v1.1, whole genome shotgun sequence and carries:
- the LOC110319436 gene encoding olfactory receptor 5I1-like, with the translated sequence MQKPKFLQIMSLANSTVKTEFYLLGFSDHPELQSLLFAVFFFIYSITLMGNIGMILLITASPNLHIPMYFFLCMLSFVDACYSSVIAPKLLVDLISDKKVISYNGCATQLYFFCSLVDTESFLLAAMAYDRYIAICNPLLYTVIMSKRVCTQLAFGAFLGGTMSSIIHTTNTFQLSFCSKEINHFFCDISPLFSLSCTDTYTHDIILVVFASLVEAVSLLAVLLSYMYIIVAILKTGSAEGRKKGFSTCASHLTVVTIYHGTLIFIYLRPSTGHSMDIDKMTSVFYTLIIPMLNPLIYSLRNKDVKYAFRKIMSKKSFS